The genomic DNA CCTGTATACCAAATATGTTAAATCTGTGTCACGAAGGTAAGTCACTTCACATTTCGATATTATCGTGTTCTGGGGTCGTAGAAACAACGTGAAGCAGCACGGCCCAAATCAGTGACTCAATTTCATAATTGCAGAAAACTAaaaacatatgtaaaaaaagtttgCTTTTGTACTGAAGGTTTAggaaatgatatgtaaatatattgggAAAACAAGTAATCACTACGTCACGTCCAGTCTAGTTTAGAGCCATGGACATGCGTCTGTCACCCTCCCCAGCACACATTGAAACACAGTATCACCAGATCACCACGCAGGAACGAAACAAATTAAGTAAGTAGAAAACTGCAAACACGTTTTAAATATGAACTACACATACAAACTCAACTTGTGGATCTTTAATTATGTGTTGATTCAGATCAAAATTATGCTTTTAATAGACTCGCCCCCACAAAAGAATTACGGGGAGGGTGTTTATTAACTGTTCATTTGTGCCCTCTGAACTCACTTGTCGTGAACGATATCTGCCCTCTCTCCTTCCCTCCCGCTGGGTTTTAACTTACCCGCCAGTCTACTGCCCTCCTAATAAtgaacaattattgttttgcagtacgtattttcacttgtaaagtgcTAGATAACCAACACTTGAATATTATGATGCACAATTTATCACATGTAAGctaagaaaacaaaacaaaaacccaCAATATAGATCAGGTGTTTATAATGATTTACTACTCCCCACCAGGAAAACGTTTGTACtatccactataccaacaatttattttgacataCACAATGTGCGCCCCTCTCAACAATtctacaactgccgacatcagagcGTAGATGAACGGAACcttttacaaacagggaaagtaaacaactgaattggattaataacgtACACTTGACATAGCATGATGGAACAGCAGAAACTTGTCTTATACGCCATAGTTTGATGAGAAGTTTTATGGTCTCTACGGTACATGAAAtaccaggggaactggaaattgtTTGTGAACATAAACTACTATGTAAAGTGGTCATAcaactattcttatcaaatgatgaaatgtaatacaagtctctgtacttccaaaatgctgtgccaagtgttattaacgAAATTGAGTTGTTTGCTTTGAaattccctgtttgtaacaggttccgttcgtccacgcTCTAACGTCGGTAGTTGTATGTTTCCACTCCCACTGCATCAAAATCAGGGGAATTCTCCGTCACAATTCTTCCCCTTCCCGCTACCGATCGAAAACAATAGTCCAACTACTGAAAAATTGCGTTAGAACAGGGAGCTTCGTTTACTGCacctactgactgactgactgactgactgactgagagGGCAGACACACATTGTGATGTATGTCAAGGCCACTCTTTACTTATTTCATAGGTCACATGTTTGATCGTTGTGCAGTGTCTGTGTCATCAGCACCTGGACACATCACAAATATATGACATAATTGGAAGAGCAAGCATGCCAAAGTTCAAGCTCATTTACTTCAATTGTAGAGCACGTGGTGAGGTCATCCGATTAATATTCGCTGCGGCAGGGATCGAGTATGAAGATTTTAGACTGGACAGAGATGACAAAGAATGGTCTAAGTTTAAATCATGTGAGTTCAAAATGGCGAAAGTATACAAAACACACTGCTTTAATGAGAAGACCTACCAATATGTAATATGGTAGTTTTAAGTGAGTGTACACTTTTTACTTGGGCCCTTGGGGTGGGCATCAAATATCTTACAACAGTGAGACAAACACAGTAGACGCCACAGAACGTGTCCCAACTTTCTAGTAGGATATTGGATCTGTGCTCTGAAGGTCACCACACAAAAGCCGAGGATTATCCGAATTGCCCGAGGGTGTAGCAGCTAGACAACACACATGCGTACATGTCAATGTGGCGGGTAGTCTTATTTAACTTCGACATGAATGGACCATCTCTAATCAAACCTTGCACAAGGATGAAACAAACCTAGGACTCCACGGCAAAAGTGTGTATACGCGTCAAGATGTCAGGTAGTCTTGTCATAAAATTACGAAAAATACTTATAAACCCAGCTTGTGCCCTTTTAATTACATGGCCAAAATAATGATTCAGaccaaaataatgtttttagaCACAATTCATTGGGGGAATTATGACAAACGTTGAATGTTCTGCTTAAATTAGTCTTTCTCTTGAAGGTAAATTTTCAAAGCAAGTACTACTTTACCCATATATGATAGGAATGAACGTGTATGGCACTTCGTTCGTAAAGTACTTTCAGATGATGTTGTGAAATTATATGGtcataattttaaaataaatatcgCTTTAATGGAAAATTGAGAATGTTTTACTTTCCATTTCTTTACCAGCGTTCTTGTTCAAACATCTTCCTGCTTTGGAAATTGAAGGCGGTGTTTATACCCTGTATCAAACTCACGCCATAGCTCGCTATCTTGCAAATGAGTTCGGTAAGTCATCTAAATTTCCCCTAGCAATTCATGTTACTATTATGTTATGTGATTACATGTCACTCTAATacacatactactactactactactactactactactactactgctactactactactactactactaccaccaccaccaccaccaccaccaccaccaccaccaccaccaccaccactactactaccaccaccaccaccaccactaccactactactactattactaccaccacaactgctactactactacttctactactgcagtacatgtactactactactattgcATCTACATTAatcaaacacagacagacagacagacagacagacagacagacagacagatggacatcCATACATTTAAAACGTCTACTATTCTTCAAGAATATTCATAACCAATCACAAAATGATGTGATCATGCGAACTAGAATATGAAGAacttcatctgtctgtctgtctgtctgtctgtctgtctgtctgtttgcatccaaaaaggtaaaatggtaacaatgtaattttatttccgtatacaccttcatgcctttgcctcatctgtggtatatggtcaatttaaaaaaatattgtattccagagagaaaccaggtctttatGGACTataatagtacagtacagtacagtctgcaAAACATGTTCGTCTActttaacttataattgtcttcatttgcttcgtttacacctcatcaaactctcaagGAAGTATTAACACCGACAATTAGTATATTATCTTGGGTCGaagtattttaaaattaaaaaataaaataaaataaaataaaattatattccgatctacctaccctattttctgaagtcatgttgtCGGAAGCAAAACTTTTTTTTCGTTTGCCTAATTAATATATACGTCTGCAAGGTCAGAAGTTAAAAGCCAATAAAAAGCCGTTAATAGCCGTTttgtttctaaaaaaaaacaggtCTTGCTGGGAAAACAAACCTTGAGAAGGCAAAAGTTGATATGGTTGCTGACGAAATTGAGGACTTGTGGCTCGGATTAAAAGAATATTATTTTGGTCCAGAGGAGAAGAAGGTATTTCATTATAATAATTTGGGTAGTTTTCTTATCAATTTGGCCGCTCATCCTATCGGAATGAAGTTATATTAAAGTATAGTTTGTAGGCTCTGTTGCTAAAAATGTGTACTTGTATAGTTATATAGTTATACTTTTTAGTCAGTACCCTGACCCGTATTGTAGTCTTTTACACGCCCCGTTCATTATTTTTCCTGTACCAACACAACCATGAGAAACGGTAATGTGAATGTCTCGTAGGTTTTTGATGTAGAATGTGTATAAATTGCAGCTGGCACTATATTGACAGTACAATGTGCCTCTGCAATGATTATCAGTGGTCGCCTCGAAGTTGGCGTGACCAAATTAAACTTAACATGTCAGAAGTACTGGTCACGAGATATACCAAGTGAGTGTGGATGTCAAAACTGACAACTACcccttgtcaaatttgacaccGATTTGAATCAAGATGGCGTCGAGAGTTCAGAGTGTCCAAACATACGTTCGATGTCGGAGTAAAAGGTGAGTTGTCAaacagaaatacatttttttgtatgttcTTCGTTTTAGGCAGACATCCTCAAAGaagtatttgaaaataaacttcCCACTGGATTGGATAACCTTGAACGTGTGTTGACTGAAAACAATGGAGGTGATGAATATTTTGTTGGAGATTCAGTAAGAGTCTTGTTTTTGAATCTTTTGTAACGTCAGAATTCAGTAACTCTCTTGTTTTTGTCATCGTTTGTAACGTCAGAATTCAGTGATGAAGTAGCGTAATCACTTTTTATGGAACCGAGTCaaatactactatggaaaacaaGCTATAGATAAAgttaactaagatagacacgacctaaaaatattattgcaacatgttgatataagctatcaatGGACGCTGGTGTAAATACACTCACAGTAATGACCATTTTATGGGTTTTGTTATATCTGTGGAtatgttaaaataaatattgatatgtcAATAACAGTCGCTCACGCCATTGTTATAACGTGTATCAGTTAAGTTCCAATCAATAAACATGGTTACGGCCCTTACGGGATGATCCGGGATCCcatggtgtttatactttgacaACTCCTACCAACACTAAGTATAAGCTAAGTATTGCATGAATTCCTGAttgccacaagcaagcaaacgcaTCGGTGTTATTTCGTGAGTTGTAGAACCACAAATGTTACCTGTATTCCTTTCCAATATACACATAATTTATTACAGTTAACATGGGCTGATTTAAAATTCCATGCTCGTTTGGGTGACTACATACGAAGACTGAATCCAGATTTTCTGAAGAAGTACACGAAATTGTCTTCACTCATGGACCGAATTGAGGCTGTGCCATCCATCAAGGAATGGGTCAACAAAAGACCAGACACATGGGTGTAGATAAAGTGACATGATCTGTAAGTCATTGACATCGATATCTGGCAATGATTGGACTTCGTAAAAACAAAACGAGAGTCGGCGCaatgtactatatatacacaatgtcaTGTGTTATTGAATAAAGTAACTATATCAAATCTCAAAGAATGGTAGCCAAGAGTATTACTGTAACATGATTTCGAGTTGGTAAATGGGTGCGTTAGGTAATTTGTCACAGTGCGACAGTTGTAGAAATGACAAGGTCGCTTCAGGTGACTAAAGGGACATAATATACATGGTGGGGGCACTACGTTCCTGTAATGACAAGGTCACTTCAGGTGACTAAAGGGACATAATATACAAGGTGGGGGTACTACGTTCCTGTAATGACAGGGTCACTTCAGGTGACTAAAGTGACATGATATACATGGTGGAGGCACTACGTTCCTGTAATGACAGGGTCACTTCAGGTGACTAAAGTGACATGATATACATGGTGGGGGCACTACGTTCCTGTAATGACAGGGTCACTTCAGGTGACTAAAGGGACATAATATACATGGTGGGGGCACTACGTTCCTGTAATGACAGGGACACTTCAGGTGACTAAAGTGACATAATATACATGGTGGGGACACTACGTTCCTGTAATGAAAGGGTCACTTCAGGTGACTAAAGTGACATGATATACATGGTGGGAGCACTACGTTCCTGTAATGACAGGGTCACTTCAGGTGACTAAAGTGACATGATATACATGGTGGGGGCACTACGTTCCTGTAATGACAAGGTCACTTCAGGTGACTAAAGTGACATGATATACATGGTGGGGGCACTACGTTCCTGTAATGACAGGGTCACTTCAGGTGACTAAAGGGACACAATATACATGGTGGGGGCACTACGTTCCTGTAATGACAGGGTCACTTCAGGTGACTAAAGGGACATGATATACATGGTGGGGGCACTACGTTCCTGTatttaacattattattaataatcgACATGTTGTCAATGGTTGTTGTTCACTAACAGGGCGATGGCGATAACTAAAGCAATATTGCTAGTACTTTGTATACCACATATGTTAAATCTGTGTCACTTAGGTAAGTCACTTCACATTTAGATATAGTTGTCTAGGGTCGAAGAAACTATGTGAAACAGTACAGATCAAAATTAATCAATGTTAATGACAGAAaactaaaaatacatgtaaaaatttGCTTTTGTATGGAAGGTTTGggaaatgatatgtaaatatattgggAAAACAAGTAATCACTACGTCACGTCCAGTCGAGAGCCATGGACATGTGTCTGTCACCCTCTCCAGTACACATTGACCCACAGTATCACCATGCAGGAACGAAACAAATTAAGTAAGTAGAAATTTGCAAGCACGTTTTAAATATGAACTACGCCCAAATACGTATGAAATCAGCTTGTGGCcctttaattacatgtatatgttgattCAGatcaaaatttttaaaaatgtttttaatagaaTCGCCCCCACAAAAGAATTACGGTGATTTCTTAAAcacgtattcatggtttgaaatcacGTCAAAAAACGAATCACATCATTGATTTCCTCGAAGAGCTCTGCTACCGCCTGTCTACATAATagtatactactactactactactactactactactactactactactactactactactactactgttcTTTTGTGCGGTCTGATCTCACTTGTCGTGAAGGATATCTGCCATctctcctccccccccccactgggTTCTAACTTTCCCGCCAGTCTACTGCCCACTTAAtatgaacaattcttattttGCAGTAcgtattttcatttgtaaagtgCAAGATAACCAACACTTGATGATTATGATGCACAATTTATCACATTAgctaagaaaacaaaaacaaacaaacaaaatagatCAGGTGTTTATAATGATTTACTACTCCCTACCAGGAAAACGTTTGTGCtatccactataccaacaatttattttgacataCACAATGTGCGCCCCTCCCCAACAATTCTACAACAGCCGACATCAGAGCGTAGATGAACGGAATcttttacaaacagggaaagtaaacaactgaattggcttaataacacttgacatagcatgttggaacagTACTTATatacaccatggtttgataagaacagttttatggcctctttatgtgtacaagaaatgccaggggaacttgtAATTTGTCTGTGAATGTGAACTACTATGTAAAGTGGTCATAcaactattcttatcaaatgatggaatgtaatacaagtctctgtacttccaaaatgctgtgccaagtgttattaacgAAATTGAGTTGTTTGCTTTGAaattccctgtttgtaacaggttccgttcgtccacgctctaatgtcggcagttgtatgtTTCCACTCCCACTATATCAATATCAGGGGAATTCTCCGTCACAATTCTTCCCCTTCCCGCTACCGATCGAAAACAATAGTCCGTCCACTGAAAAATTGCGTTAGAATAGAACAGCTTCGTTTACTGCacctactgactgactgagagGGCAGACACACATTGTGATGTATGTCAAGGCCACTCTTTACTTATTTCATAGGTCACATGTCTGATCGTTGTGCAGTGTATTGCCGAGCCCGAACATAGATTTTGCCTTTGTGTCATCAGCACCTGGacacataaaaaatatatgagTTGGAAGAGCAATCATGCCAAAGTTCAAGCTCACTTACTTCAACGCTAGAGCTCGTGGTGAGGTCATCCGATTAATATTCGCTGCGGCAGGGATCGAGTATGAAGATTTTAGACTGGTCAGAGATGACAAAGAATGGTCTAAGTTTAAATCATGTGAGTTCAAAATGGCGGAAGTATATAAAACACACTGCTTTAatcacagggtgctcaggctcagttagttttgtttacaaatacatacatacatacacatacatacatacatacatacatacatacatacatagatacatacatacatacatacatacatacatacatacatacatacatacatacatacatacatacatacatacatacatacatacatacatacatacatacaaacaaacaaacaagtaaacaaaaaaacacaaaaaaataaacaagtaaacaaataaataaacaaacaaacaaacaaacaaacaaacaaattacccgacacatgagtagatacatacatgaataaacgacaacaaaccaacgaacaaacactgccccccccccttccgaAATGGTCACAAATGCAAGTGGGTTATTTGCATTTGTGACCATTtcggaaggggggggggcagtgtttgttcgttggtttgttgtcgtttattcatgtatgtatctactcatgtgtcgggtagtttgtttgtttgtttgtttgtttgtttgtttatttatttgtttacttgtttatttttttgtgtttttttgtttacttgtttgtttgtttgtatgtatgtatgtatgtatgtatgtatgtatgtatgtatgtatgtatgtatgtatgtatgtatgtatgtatgtatgtgtatgtatgtatgtatgtatgtatgtatgtatgtatgtatgtatgtatgtatgtatgtatgtatgtatgtatgtatgtatgtatgtatgtatgtatgtatgtatttgtaaacaaaactaactgagcctgagcaccctgtgctTTAATGAGAAGACCTACCAATACGTAATATGGTAGTTTTAAGTGAGTGTACACTTTTCACTTGGGGGTGGGCATCAAATATCTCACAACAGTGAGACAAACACAGTAGACGCCACAGAACGTATCCCAGCCTTGTTGTAGGATCTCGGATCTGTGCTCTGAAGGTTACCATACAAAAGGATTATCCGAATTACCCGAGGgtctaagggaccggacagaatttacggcaggggggggggccctggggagaaattatttctgacttggtttttttcctgccccccccatccactgtgaccaaaatttcacagcccccccccccctttcaaaagtataaaaatttcatgccccccccccccaaaaaaaagtgcacaatatcctgccccctacaataactaaaaagagtacaaattttattgttactgtagcacaactgtaatatttcttttggtactactattatgttactatttcagcccaaataacttagtagttgtagaggaagttttttagaaaacaaaacaaaataaaacattttgaccatacatgtaatcatacacatgtggtataatcttgtttatttcccaactagacaccataagtagtcatcacttaataccaaggcatttgatgtggtggttttaactgtcattcactgatacatacacagaaacacagacacagagtaaacacacattcacatgcgtgatttgtgaaaaactgtagtggggacatttgtggggagtatctaaggacatcacatcacctacatagtgtattcaaatatctatttatactcataacacaataactatctaatgtcagacatttgtgatgtcatgaagtgctagcaaactaaggattttatgcacactgaggtctgacattgacaaatatagctttcactttcctacaccaaatgcactaccaatacacatgtaaatgtaagacatt from Glandiceps talaboti chromosome 22, keGlaTala1.1, whole genome shotgun sequence includes the following:
- the LOC144452031 gene encoding hematopoietic prostaglandin D synthase-like isoform X2 encodes the protein MPKFKLIYFNCRARGEVIRLIFAAAGIEYEDFRLDRDDKEWSKFKSSFLFKHLPALEIEGGVYTLYQTHAIARYLANEFGLAGKTNLEKAKVDMVADEIEDLWLGLKEYYFGPEEKKADILKEVFENKLPTGLDNLERVLTENNGVNMG
- the LOC144452031 gene encoding hematopoietic prostaglandin D synthase-like isoform X1 is translated as MPKFKLIYFNCRARGEVIRLIFAAAGIEYEDFRLDRDDKEWSKFKSSFLFKHLPALEIEGGVYTLYQTHAIARYLANEFGLAGKTNLEKAKVDMVADEIEDLWLGLKEYYFGPEEKKADILKEVFENKLPTGLDNLERVLTENNGGDEYFVGDSLTWADLKFHARLGDYIRRLNPDFLKKYTKLSSLMDRIEAVPSIKEWVNKRPDTWV